A region of the Pleurocapsa minor HA4230-MV1 genome:
AGCTAGTGCGATTGGTTTAAACCTTCACGATTCTCAATCTGTTAAAGCTCAAGAAGTTACAGGTGTTGACATGACTCCTGACCAAGCTTTTCAAAAATTAATCGAGGGTCATCAACGTTTTCTGCAAAATAAAACTACCAATACTAATCAATCTTTAAAATATTTACAATCAGTTTCTGAAGACCAAAAACCTTTTGCTGCTATTATTGGTTGTGCCGATTCTCGCTGTCCTCTTGAAGTTGTTTTTGACCAAGGTTTTGGCAATTTATTTGTGGTAAGAGATGCAGGAAACGTGGTAACACCAGAAGAATCAGGTAGTTTAGAATTTGGAACTTTAGTATTAGGCGCTAAAGTACTTCTCGTTATGGGTCATTATGGTTGTGGCGCGGTCAAAGCTGCTTTAGCAGGACAAGAAGTGCCAGGCTCTATTGCTAGTGTTCTGTCTCACATTGAGCCTGCCGTCAAGGATTATAAAGGACAACAAGATGATAAAGAAGCCGTGAAAAAAGCGACAGAACTTAATGTAATTTATCAAGTGAATAAATTAAAACAATCCCCTGTTTTATCTGAATTGGTTGCTAAGAATCAATTAAAAATTGTAGGTGGATATTTTGATTTTAAAAATGGAGAGTTAAATATACTGGAAACTTAAATATAGTTACTAAATTATTTATTGCTATTTGATACTTTATTGATTGATGAGAGTATCTCATATGGCAGTCCTATTTGATTCATGCAACTACATTGATTGGTTTTTAGGTAATAGGTAGTAGATACTAGAAATTTCTCATTTCATTTAGGATTGCTATAGTAATAAATAGTTAAGAGAATTATCTCTCATAATTATTCAAGCAAAAAACAAGCGCTTTTAAAAAAGATTTAAGTCATACAAAATAATAAAAAATAAAGAAAAAATGCTGAGTTTTTTACTATGGCTACCTGTAATAGGAGCAAGTATCGTTGGATTTATGCCTGGCAAGGCAGAATCAGGACAGTTACGTCAGATTACTACTGTATTTGCTGTGGTAACGTTTGTCTGGACAATTTGGCTCTTAACTCAATTCGACCTAAGTCTTGCAGGATGGCAATTTGCCGAGTATTTACCTTGGATTAAACCAATTGGTTTAAGTTATAGCTTGGCAGTCGATGGTTTATCTTTGCCCTTGTTAGTTTTAAATGCTCTACTGACCATTATTGCAATTTATAGTATTGGCGAAAATGTCGAACGTCCTCGACTTTATTATGCTTTGCTATTGTTAATCAATGCTGGAATTACAGGGGCATTAGTAGCGCAAAATCTCTTACTGTTTGTCATTTTCTATGAAATAGAATTGATTCCCTTCTATCTAATGATCGCTATCTGGGGAGGGGAAAAAAGAAACTATGCCGCCACTAAGTTTTTACTCTATACAGCAGTATCGGGACTACTAGTATTGGCTGCTTTTTTAGGCATTGGTTTCCTCAATGAAGTAATCAGTTTTGATTACGATACTATTTCTACCCAAGGCTTATCCCTTACTACTCAATTAATTTTATTAAGCGTCTTACTAGTAGGGTTTGGCATTAAAATTCCCTTAGTTCCTCTCCATACTTGGCTACCAGATGCCTATACAGAAGCTTCTCCATCTGTGACGATTCTTTTAGGAGGAATCTTAGCTAAATTGGGTACTTATGGCTTAATTCGCTTTGGTTTACAGTTATTCCCCGAAACCTGGTCAGTAGTTGCTCCAGGATTGGCAATTGTCGGCACGATTAGCGTACTCTATGGAGCATTAAGTGCGATCGCTCAAAAAGATATTAAACGTATGGTAGCCTATAGTTCGATTGGACACATGGGCTATATCTTGGTTGCTGTTGCTGCGGGAACACAATTAAGTATTTTGGGTGCAGTAGCCCAAATGATCGGACACGGTTTGATCTTGGCTTTACTATTTCATCTTGTGGGTATTGTCGAACGCAAAGTCGGAACTCGCGATCTCGATGTCCTCAATGGCTTAATGAATCCGATTCGGGGTTTACCCCTCACCAGCGGATTGCTAATTATGGCAGGAATGGCGAGTGCAGGAATCCCTGGTTTAGTGGGCTTTGTAGCAGAATTTATAATTTTTCAGGGCAGTTTCAGTACTTTTCCTATCCCAACCCTGCTTTGCATCATTGCCTCTGGTTTAACAGCGGTTTACTTCATCATTTTGCTTAATCGCACCTGCTTTGGCAAATTAGATAACAAATTGGCATATTACCCTGCTGTCCTAAAATCAGAAAGCATTCCTGCCTTCGTTTTAACTGCAATTATTCTTTTCTTAGGGATTCAACCCAACTGGCTAGTACGCTGGATTGAACCGACTACCAATTTATTAGCAGTAAATGTTCACCACACCGAACAAGTAGCAATGAGTCCTAAAGGATTAGCTCGCAAGCTCGCGTTACAATGAGCAGTGAGCAGTGAGCAGTGAGCAAATAGTTAGTAATCAGTAATTAGTAATTAGTAATTAGTAATCAAAATGACCCAAACAACTATTAAACCAACAAAACTTCCTCCTTCAGATCATCAATATGCTGATATTATTCATCGCCTGGAAGCTGGTGGCTCGATGTTACCCGATACTCCAGAAAACTTGATGCAGATTATTGGTATCTATAAAGCCTATGCAGTACCAATGGACTTTTATTGGCGAGATTTGCTTTATATCGCCGAACGAGTATTTTTAGAACCTTTACCTTTCTTCAAATACTTTCTCCCTCAAGAATATTTAGACTTAGCCAATCACTATGCAGGAGATGATGCTGACTTAAAAGTATGGCGAGGTAAAGCATCGGCTCACCCTGAACTCTTGGAATTTATGCAAAAGGGTGAAACCCGCAAAATGTCTAAGTTGTTTCATCATCTGTGGCACGATCGCATTAATATGGAGTTTGCTGAAGCTTGTATGCGGGCAATGCTATGGCATGGTAGAGACATGGGTATGGGTAGGTTTGATGCTTATTTGGATTCAGATGAATATAAAGCTAATGCCGACAAAGCGATTAAAGCTTATTTTAAAGGTAATCCTGTTATGTTGGGGCTATACAAACTGTTCCCCGATATGTTCCTCGAACAGGTAAGACAACTATCTTACTATTCCAACTTGGGTTTATTTTGGGAAGTAATGGCACCTGTTTTCTTTGAAATGTCCGATATTTATGACGAAGGTGGGTTTAAAGGTGTCCCCGATGCGATGAATTTTTTGGTTAACGGCATTTTCGCTGTGGCAGGTAGACCAATTTATCATCATGTCTATATTGGGGATGAATGCTATGAGATAATTCCTAAATCTAAAGGTTTTACCTGGCTATACGAGGCTGCTCTACCTTATGTAGAAGCTGTCTTTTACCGTACCGCTCCCTTCCGTGGCACAAAATCTTATAATGCCCA
Encoded here:
- a CDS encoding carbonic anhydrase produces the protein MINQQELPVSRRRMMQFGAGFIGTTTLASAIGLNLHDSQSVKAQEVTGVDMTPDQAFQKLIEGHQRFLQNKTTNTNQSLKYLQSVSEDQKPFAAIIGCADSRCPLEVVFDQGFGNLFVVRDAGNVVTPEESGSLEFGTLVLGAKVLLVMGHYGCGAVKAALAGQEVPGSIASVLSHIEPAVKDYKGQQDDKEAVKKATELNVIYQVNKLKQSPVLSELVAKNQLKIVGGYFDFKNGELNILET
- a CDS encoding NADH-quinone oxidoreductase subunit M, coding for MLSFLLWLPVIGASIVGFMPGKAESGQLRQITTVFAVVTFVWTIWLLTQFDLSLAGWQFAEYLPWIKPIGLSYSLAVDGLSLPLLVLNALLTIIAIYSIGENVERPRLYYALLLLINAGITGALVAQNLLLFVIFYEIELIPFYLMIAIWGGEKRNYAATKFLLYTAVSGLLVLAAFLGIGFLNEVISFDYDTISTQGLSLTTQLILLSVLLVGFGIKIPLVPLHTWLPDAYTEASPSVTILLGGILAKLGTYGLIRFGLQLFPETWSVVAPGLAIVGTISVLYGALSAIAQKDIKRMVAYSSIGHMGYILVAVAAGTQLSILGAVAQMIGHGLILALLFHLVGIVERKVGTRDLDVLNGLMNPIRGLPLTSGLLIMAGMASAGIPGLVGFVAEFIIFQGSFSTFPIPTLLCIIASGLTAVYFIILLNRTCFGKLDNKLAYYPAVLKSESIPAFVLTAIILFLGIQPNWLVRWIEPTTNLLAVNVHHTEQVAMSPKGLARKLALQ
- a CDS encoding CO2 hydration protein, with amino-acid sequence MTQTTIKPTKLPPSDHQYADIIHRLEAGGSMLPDTPENLMQIIGIYKAYAVPMDFYWRDLLYIAERVFLEPLPFFKYFLPQEYLDLANHYAGDDADLKVWRGKASAHPELLEFMQKGETRKMSKLFHHLWHDRINMEFAEACMRAMLWHGRDMGMGRFDAYLDSDEYKANADKAIKAYFKGNPVMLGLYKLFPDMFLEQVRQLSYYSNLGLFWEVMAPVFFEMSDIYDEGGFKGVPDAMNFLVNGIFAVAGRPIYHHVYIGDECYEIIPKSKGFTWLYEAALPYVEAVFYRTAPFRGTKSYNAQAKQVPTEQKDFHYGILYADVFPVGTAGIPPTLLMDDMYHFLPDYLQKYYREHCRGEDDVLIQLGVTFQRSMYNVTSAVIQALRQALLYPLDDSNPKHLQKNREFFEAQMDRFLRPEARLNYIQSQDYR